A single region of the Saprospiraceae bacterium genome encodes:
- a CDS encoding 6-bladed beta-propeller, translated as MRIKYVFLITTASFVLCSSGISWHHFINLSIIPIDVNKTEKLVKLSKLFDEVEVIALETSPISLIGEIRKIIQHKDRFYILDAYSSNAVFVFDNRGKFLHKLGKNGDGPGEYKLPLDFNIFKDKAYVLDGQKIIIYDVDTGQYITTKAIKEFPCQKFIVLGEDLFYFYSASSPYHLIQTNENLNITNFSIPRLNYLRRTGLIEPFTKISDQQYYFRLALNDTLFSITRNKMNPAAVIDFGNFSITNNFLENQRKIVQNNPSPDIPDKVTFIHSFYENSDVIYVSFRANSKLKYALISKCDNTSIVFDDNHLENDISFQNHFPYLFYSNAQEGYFLGYISPEEVDIQKIKNRYPEIKKTKIDKNSNPIILKVKFKNTF; from the coding sequence ATGAGAATAAAGTATGTGTTTTTAATAACGACAGCCTCTTTTGTTTTGTGTTCTTCAGGAATTTCATGGCACCATTTTATAAATCTTAGTATAATCCCTATTGATGTTAACAAAACAGAGAAGTTGGTGAAGTTATCTAAGCTATTTGACGAAGTAGAAGTGATTGCTTTAGAAACCAGTCCAATTAGCCTAATTGGTGAAATCCGTAAAATTATTCAGCATAAGGATCGATTTTACATTTTAGATGCTTATAGTTCTAATGCTGTTTTTGTTTTTGATAATAGGGGTAAATTTCTCCATAAATTGGGTAAAAATGGCGATGGTCCAGGTGAATATAAATTACCGTTAGACTTTAACATTTTTAAAGATAAAGCCTATGTTTTAGATGGGCAAAAAATTATTATTTATGATGTTGATACAGGTCAATATATTACGACTAAGGCCATTAAAGAATTTCCTTGTCAAAAATTTATTGTACTTGGTGAAGACCTTTTTTATTTTTATTCAGCTAGTTCTCCGTATCACCTCATACAAACTAATGAAAACCTAAATATTACCAATTTCTCTATTCCCAGACTGAACTATTTACGCAGAACAGGCTTAATAGAGCCTTTTACAAAAATTTCGGACCAGCAATATTATTTTCGACTTGCCTTAAATGATACTTTATTTTCCATTACTCGAAATAAAATGAATCCCGCTGCTGTTATTGACTTTGGAAATTTTTCAATCACCAACAACTTTTTAGAGAACCAAAGAAAAATTGTTCAAAACAATCCTTCTCCAGACATACCTGATAAGGTTACGTTCATCCATTCATTTTATGAAAACAGTGACGTCATTTATGTATCATTCAGGGCTAACAGCAAATTAAAGTATGCTTTGATTTCAAAATGTGACAATACATCCATTGTATTCGATGATAATCATCTAGAAAATGACATAAGCTTCCAAAACCATTTCCCTTATTTGTTTTATTCGAATGCTCAAGAAGGTTACTTTTTAGGATATATTAGTCCCGAAGAGGTTGATATTCAAAAAATTAAAAACCGCTACCCTGAAATTAAAAAGACAAAAATAGATAAAAACTCAAATCCGATAATTCTTAAAGTTAAATTTAAAAACACTTTTTGA
- a CDS encoding DUF4221 family protein: protein MNFLKELFTTHWIINILLLATGCTNENGISHSAAINIQVGDAIVIPIDNRTSYKSYCVQYIENAGMPLLAYESREKNAIQFYHLLTKKLIHEVVFPRVGDKAIDELAGFFIADLNHIYIIGDQLRRLFIVDSLGNIDQVFSIDKSLISKENDFGTSGAISIFPAIKSENHLYVFAGPNFNIMEIPGEGKAFEMAISLRTGEIKTWGTYPEVYNGFKGINQMVPSRTFDGKRFIYSFPITPTLYWKNIDEQNPVLKTESNTIGMPLQGINTQMNVQDELNRYTLENPYYSTIAYDKWRDFLYRVVFLPINVKNLSTGGANVFADKPFKIQVFNSTFEFLGEKEFKGGVFDPKEFFITPAGLYISENNPISPNAKEDALQYRLIIVSK from the coding sequence CTACCCACTGGATAATTAATATCCTATTATTAGCCACAGGATGTACAAACGAGAATGGAATTTCGCATAGTGCAGCTATAAACATTCAAGTAGGTGATGCAATAGTCATTCCAATTGATAATAGAACTAGCTACAAAAGCTATTGTGTGCAATATATTGAAAATGCAGGTATGCCATTACTTGCTTATGAAAGCAGAGAGAAGAATGCCATCCAATTTTATCATCTCCTTACAAAAAAACTAATCCATGAAGTTGTTTTTCCTCGAGTTGGGGACAAAGCTATTGATGAACTTGCTGGGTTTTTTATAGCGGATTTAAATCATATTTATATTATTGGAGATCAGCTTAGAAGGCTCTTTATTGTTGATTCTTTAGGGAATATAGATCAAGTATTTTCAATAGATAAATCACTCATAAGCAAAGAAAATGATTTTGGGACCTCGGGAGCCATCAGCATATTTCCAGCTATAAAATCTGAAAACCATTTATATGTTTTTGCAGGTCCTAATTTTAATATAATGGAAATACCTGGTGAAGGGAAAGCCTTTGAAATGGCTATTTCTCTGAGAACCGGGGAGATAAAAACATGGGGAACATACCCCGAAGTTTATAACGGATTTAAGGGCATTAACCAAATGGTGCCGAGTAGAACCTTTGATGGAAAAAGGTTTATTTATTCCTTCCCCATTACACCAACACTCTATTGGAAAAATATTGATGAGCAAAATCCTGTATTAAAAACAGAAAGCAATACAATAGGCATGCCACTTCAGGGAATCAATACGCAGATGAATGTGCAAGATGAATTGAATAGGTATACCTTAGAAAATCCCTATTACAGTACGATTGCTTATGATAAATGGCGTGATTTTTTGTATAGGGTCGTATTTTTACCTATAAATGTCAAAAACCTTTCTACCGGAGGTGCGAATGTCTTTGCAGACAAACCTTTTAAAATTCAGGTGTTTAATAGCACATTTGAATTTTTGGGAGAAAAAGAGTTTAAAGGTGGGGTTTTTGACCCAAAAGAATTTTTCATTACGCCAGCAGGATTGTATATCTCGGAAAATAACCCTATCAGCCCGAATGCAAAGGAGGATGCATTGCAATATAGGTTAATAATTGTTTCGAAGTAA